CTAAAGTTAAATTCGGATTATCCATAATATATTGAGGAAAGAGTAATTGATCCTGATAATATGATATACCTGCTAAATCATATAGCTTTACCATTTGCCATGAGTGTCTATTACCAGTTTTTTTATCAGTAATCAAATAGTTATTTATACTTTCCTGAAGAGAAAATATAACGGTAAAAATGACTGTAGCGGTTATAATTTTTTTTATAACGCTATCGCTTTTTATAATGATTAAGCTAATCCATAAAGCCATAACAGGCAATATAAACCGTGCTTGAAACTTTACTGCAGTTCCATAAAATAAAATTACCGAAATTAATCCAAGCCGGAAAATATTTGGTTTTTTTTCAGTAACAGTAATGTATGTTAACAAAGAAGCAACATATATATAACTATATACAAATGATATGTCTTTCCATATTGCTATTGAATAAGATAATACCCAAGGTAAAAATGGGATAATAAAATATAAAAACTTGAACTTACTAATTAGATGATTAAATGTTCTATAAAAATTATAAACAGCTCCCCATAAAAGCGCTAAATGCCATAAAAGCATAGTGCCGGGGTTATTCCATAATTTCATCATGAAATGCCAACAAAATGCCATAAAAGGTGGGTGATGATAAATATAGTTAGCTGCTATAGCTTGATTATATTGGTCCCACGTATCGGGCGTAAATCCACCCGGATACAATAACCAAAAGTTGATAGCGCCTAATAGTAAACACAAAAATAATGCTAAATTATTTGAAATAGGATTTTTTTCTTTTATTAATTCTGTCATATTTTACTTAAACCGACGTTATTGCATGGCTACCGGAATCGTCATTGCGAGGAGGCATTTATGCCGACGCGGCAATCTAGTCCTTGTCATGCTGAACAAGTTTTGCGCATCTTTTTTTAATAGATCCTGAAATAAATTCAGGATGACTATGTTTTTCTGGATTGCCGCAGCCACTTCGTGGCTTCGCAATGACGAGTTTTTTATTAATTTCCGAGCCACGCAATAACGCTACTTAAACCTGTTAATTACTATTTAGAATATATAGAATTTGCCGGGAAGTAAAATAAAAATTTTAGGTTTAGAATATGGTGTGCTAAGCACAAATCCCCGCCGATAAACCGGAACAGTCTGTAAGATATGGGCAGCTTTACCTATCACTTGGCAGAATACCCATTTTTGCGGCTTTATTTTTTCATCTTCCAACGAGAGCAAGCCGCAGGCTGGAACTTGAACAAATTGCAAGCGACGGGAATTTATCTAAAAAATGCCTCATTTTTTGGATACTTTCCGTATCCTGCATCACTTATATATTTATTATAAAAAAATTCTTCAAATCTTTAAACGCGTCAAAGGCGTTAGACTTTAAATATTTTATAATATCAAAGGTTAATCTTGTAGTTTTTAATTTTGATATGTATTTATTTAAAGTATTTTGATTGATGCTCTTAATTGTTCTATCAATTTTTCCATTGTTTTACGTAAATCATCTATTGTTAAACCTTTAAGTCTTGCTTTTTCAACAATTCTATCCCACGCTGGCTGCGGTTGCACCAAATGACCGGTTTCACTCTTAAGGCTTGGAAATACCCACGGGTTTTTACTTTTTTGCTTTCTTCTATACAATATTTCAATTGCCTCATCAGTAAGAAATAAAGAGCGTGATTTTCCGTTTTTGATATCGGGTATATTCCATATTTTATTTCGCCAATCAATATCCTCCCATGCCATTGATAATAAAGGAGCTAAGTTTTCAGCCGTATGAATAGCAGTAGAAAAAAATCTTGCATTTGAGGAGCAGCTCTTTTTTTTAATGCTGTAAGAACGAGTTTTAAATTACTTACCTTAATCCTTTTAAATAAATATAAATTATATTATAATCCATGAAATCGTTGGATAAGGGCGTTGCATGGCTCGATAAAAGCAATAGTATGTCATTCCTGCTTTAGGTGAGGAATCCAGAAAAATATACTCATACTCGTCATTGCGAGCGACTGTTAAGGAGCGTGGCAATCCAGAAAATAATAAATCTCATAGCATTTTTTGCTATTTTTTTTCCTAGATTGCCACGTCGGGACTACGTCCCTCCTCGCAATGACGGGTAATGGATTCCCGTTTTCACGGGAATGACATAGAACATGCTTTAACCTATCCATGCAACAATGCTTTGAATAAGTGGCGATGAGACATAAATTTTAAGATAACATAAATTATAAAATAATGATTAATATTACCTTTCCCGATGGGAATTCTAAGCAATTTGCAAAAAATATTAGTGCTTTTGAAATAGCAAACAAAATTTCTACTTCTTTAGCAAAACAAGCAATAATTGTAGAAATAGACAATGAGCTAAAAGATTTAAGCACTATAATCAATACTGACTGTAAATTAAGAATTTTAACCGCTAAGGATACTGAATGCCTTGAGATAATAAGGCATGATGCAGCACATTTAACAGCCGAAGCGGTGAAAGAATTATTTCCGGAAACCGAAGTAACTATCGGTCCTGCCATAGAGAACGGTTTTTATTACGATTTTGCTAGAGATAAGCCGTTTATCACGGAAGATTTGGTAAAAATAGAAGCTAAAATGCAGGAAATTGTCAAAAGAAACGAACAGATTACTAGAGAGTTATGGGATCGTGATAAGGCTGTAGAGTTTTTTAAGTCAATAGGCGAGCATTATAAAGCAGAAATTATTGCCTCAATACCGGTGGGTGAGCCTATAACCCTCTACAGGCAAGGTAATTTTATTGATTTATGTCGTGGTCCGCATGCTCCTTCAACGGGCTTTGTCAAGCATTTTAAGTTAATGAAGGTAGCAGGAGCTTATTGGCGAGGTGATAGCCGTAACCCTATGTTGCAGCGTATTTACGGCACGGCATGGGCAACGAAAGAACAGTTAGATAGCTATCTTTATATGCTGGAAGAAGCAGAAAAACGTGATCACCGAAAGCTAGGGCGAGAGTTAGATTTATTCCATTTCCAAGAGGAAGCTCAAGGGATGGTATTCTGGCATGATAAAGGCTACGGTATTTATAATATTATTGAGCAATATATCAGAAGAAAGATTAAAAAAGTCGGCTACACAGAGGTTAAAACTCCGGTTTTAGTCGATAAAAGCCTATGGGAAGCGTCAGGACATTGGGAGAAGTTTAGAGAAGATATGTTCGCTCTAGAGACGGAAGATAAAATTTTAGCTTTAAAGCCGATGAATTGCCCTTGCCATGTGCAAATTTTTAAGCAAGGCATTAAAAGCTACCGCGATTTGCCTTTGCGTATGTCCGAGTTCGGCTTATGTCATAGAAATGAAGCATCGGGTGCATTGCACGGCCTTATGAGAGTTAGAAGCTTTGCTCAGGATGATGCTCATATTTTTTGTACCGAGGAACAAGTTACTAGTGAAACAGTAAGTTTTTGTAAGTTACTGACAGAGATATATAAAGATTTCGGTTTTACTAACTTTAAAATTAAATTTTCGGATCGTCCTTTAATTCGAGCCGGCAGCGATGAAGTTTGGGACAAAGCGGAAAATGCTTTAAAAGAAGCGGTAGAGGAGGCGGGTTATTCTTATACTCTAAATCCTGGAGACGGAGCATTTTACGGTCCGAAGCTTGAATTTGTTTTAACTGATGCAATAGGACGCGAATGGCAATGCGGTACGCTTCAGGTTGATTTTGTCATGCCTGAGCGTTTAGACGCTAATTATATCGCGGCAAGCGGTGAGAAAAAAAGACCTGTTATGCTTCATCGAGCTATTATCGGTACTTTTGAGCGATTTATCGGGATTTTAATCGAGGAATATGCCGGTCGTTTTCCGCTCTGGCTTGCGCCTGTTCAGGTAGCAATTGCCACCATTACTAGTGATTTAAACGATTATGCTCTTGAAGTGCAAAAAACTTTAATTAACCGTAATATAAGAGCTGATATTAATATTTCGCCTGATAAGATTAACTATAAGATTCGAGAATTTTCTAATCAAAAAGTGCCGTTAATCGCCGTAATAGGTAAACAAGAAATGGAAAATAACACCGTAACAATCAGAAAGCTTGGCGTAGAAGCGCAGGAAGTTTTGACTATAGAGCAATTAGTACAGTTAGTAAAAGAAGAGAATGCTAAATATTTGGGTTAGATATATTGGCATGAAGCGGTAGAAGCGTCACAATGTTATTCCCGCTTTTGCAGGCATTGTTGCGTGGATCGAATTTTCGATGTCATCATTCTAGCTAAAGGCGGGAATCCAGTCTTAGCTTATGTCATGCTGAACTTGTTTCAGCATCTAATTCAACAGATCCTGAAATAAATTCAGGATGACTTAAAAGATTTTTTCTAGATTCCCCTTTTCATGGGAATGACATATAACACTTTTTTAGAGCCATGCAGCAACACCTCCAGTTGCTCGCAATGACGGACTTTATAGACTCTAATAAGCGAAGCTATACTTTTTTGAGACAATTTTTGATCCACGCGGGTAATGCCGTGTGGGTAAACATCAATGGAAAGAAAAGCAATAACATGGCTTCAGAATTAAAGCAACTTATAGGAAGTAGGTTAATAAAATCTCGTCTTGAAGATGCTCCGGCGAGTGCGGGGGTTTACCGCATGTTTGATATTAGCAAACAAATTATTTATGTCGGTAAAGCTAAAAACCTAAAAAAACGTCTTACTAATTATATTAAAACTGACTTAGATACCAAAACCATTCGGATGGTAGCGGCTACTCATTTTTTGGAATATAGTGTTACAAATTCCGAGGTGGAGGCTCTGCTTTTAGAAGCACAGTTAATTAAAAAATTCCAACCGAAATTTAATATATTACTAAAAGACGATAAATCATTTCCTTTTATCAAATTACGTTTAGATCACGATTATCCTCAATTACTGAAATTTAGAGGGAGAAATTTAACAAACGGTAAATTTTTCGGTCCTTTTGCTTCTCCTGCTCATGTAATTACTACCTTAAAAGAATTACAAAAAATTTTTAAGTTACGTTCCTGCACCGATAATTATTTTAATACTCGTAAACGCCCATGCTTACAATATGAAATTAAGCGTTGTTATGCTCCTTGCGTTGGGAAAATTAATAAAGAACATTATGCCGAGCTAGTAACGCAAGTGAAAGATTTTTTGCAAGGTCGCACTAAAGAGCTGCAAGAAAATTTATCTAGCAAAATGGAAGAATTAAGCCGGCAAATGCGTTTTGAAGAAGCAGCGGAAATTAGGGATCGTATTAAAGCTTTAAGTTACGTGCAGCTGAAAGCCGGTATATTTAACGCCGTTAAAGATGCCGATGTGATTGCTATTATAGAAAAAAACGGTCATTATTGCGTAGAGGTGTTCCTCTACCGTATCGGTCAAGCGTGCGGTAATATTCCTTATTTTCCGATTCATACGGAGAATAGTAGCAAAGAAGAAGTTTTAGAATATTTTTTAACTCAATTCTATCAAAAACAACAGGCCCCACCGGAAATTATTCTCAATTGTTCTATAAATAATAAAGAGAATATAATAGAAGCTATAAAAAAATTTAATGATATAAGCAAGCTTAATATTACTGTACCCGTTAGCGGCGGTAAAGCCAAATTAGTAGAAAATGCTGAAGCAAATGCGGCTTTATCTTTAGATCAGTATTTAAAAAGATTTGCTAAAAATCAAACAGTTATGGCAGAAATCAAAGATTTATTTGATCTGCCGGAATTACCTGAACGTATTGAGGTATATGATAATAGCCATATTATGGGCAAGTTTGCAGTAGGAGCGATGATTATCGTCGGTAAATCCGGTTTCGATAAGAAAGAATATAGAATTTTTAATGTTGATAATACTATAGGCGATGATTTTGAGATGTTAAGGCAGGTGTTAACAAGAAGGCTTACAAGGCTAAAGCAAGAGCTGCATAAAACCCCAAGCTTAATGATTATCGACGGCGGGAAAGGACATTTAAGTGTAGTGAAAGAGGTAATGAATAAATTAGATATAAACTTGCCGTTTGTTTGTATGTCAAAAGGTCCAGATAGAAATGCCGGTCTTGAGCAGTTTCATATGGTAAATAGAGAGGTTTTTACTATAGATAAGAATCAGCCGCTGATGAAATATTTACAAATTCTGCGAGATGAGGCGCATAATTTCGCTATAAAAAATCATAGGCTCAGTAGGTCAAGAGCTATAAAAATCTCTAGTCTTGATCAAATAGAAAATATCGGAGAAACGCGCAAAAAAGCATTACTACATTATTTCGGTTCATACAAAGCAATATGTGAGGCTAGTATTGCCGAACTATCAAAAGTAAAAGGCATCAGCACCCCCTTAGCACAAATAATTTTTCAAGCGTTGAGGGAGGAGAGGTAGCGGTTCGGGGTTTTGATGTCATTTCTAGCGGCAGTTGGCAATGCCCGCGTGGATATCCTAAACGTCATTTTATCATACGGAGGACCTTCCATGCGATTTATGAAAATGTTATTTAATAAGGTCCCTAGCTTTTTATTATTTATATTTAGAAGATCTTTCGTACAAAATTCTGCTGCTTTTTCACAAGCCTTGTTATACCCCAAAATCATAGCAGATTGTAAATATTGCAGGGCCTTTATATAGTCATCATCACTTTTAGGTTTGTTATATAACTCTAAACCTTTGTTATATAATTCTTCCTTATTCAACGGAGCATAAAAATCTTGCACGGATTTTTTAAACTCACGCCAATAGCTTTTACCC
This genomic window from Rickettsia endosymbiont of Ceutorhynchus obstrictus contains:
- the thrS gene encoding threonine--tRNA ligase — translated: MINITFPDGNSKQFAKNISAFEIANKISTSLAKQAIIVEIDNELKDLSTIINTDCKLRILTAKDTECLEIIRHDAAHLTAEAVKELFPETEVTIGPAIENGFYYDFARDKPFITEDLVKIEAKMQEIVKRNEQITRELWDRDKAVEFFKSIGEHYKAEIIASIPVGEPITLYRQGNFIDLCRGPHAPSTGFVKHFKLMKVAGAYWRGDSRNPMLQRIYGTAWATKEQLDSYLYMLEEAEKRDHRKLGRELDLFHFQEEAQGMVFWHDKGYGIYNIIEQYIRRKIKKVGYTEVKTPVLVDKSLWEASGHWEKFREDMFALETEDKILALKPMNCPCHVQIFKQGIKSYRDLPLRMSEFGLCHRNEASGALHGLMRVRSFAQDDAHIFCTEEQVTSETVSFCKLLTEIYKDFGFTNFKIKFSDRPLIRAGSDEVWDKAENALKEAVEEAGYSYTLNPGDGAFYGPKLEFVLTDAIGREWQCGTLQVDFVMPERLDANYIAASGEKKRPVMLHRAIIGTFERFIGILIEEYAGRFPLWLAPVQVAIATITSDLNDYALEVQKTLINRNIRADINISPDKINYKIREFSNQKVPLIAVIGKQEMENNTVTIRKLGVEAQEVLTIEQLVQLVKEENAKYLG
- a CDS encoding tyrosine-type recombinase/integrase encodes the protein MAWEDIDWRNKIWNIPDIKNGKSRSLFLTDEAIEILYRRKQKSKNPWVFPSLKSETGHLVQPQPAWDRIVEKARLKGLTIDDLRKTMEKLIEQLRASIKIL
- the uvrC gene encoding excinuclease ABC subunit UvrC — encoded protein: MASELKQLIGSRLIKSRLEDAPASAGVYRMFDISKQIIYVGKAKNLKKRLTNYIKTDLDTKTIRMVAATHFLEYSVTNSEVEALLLEAQLIKKFQPKFNILLKDDKSFPFIKLRLDHDYPQLLKFRGRNLTNGKFFGPFASPAHVITTLKELQKIFKLRSCTDNYFNTRKRPCLQYEIKRCYAPCVGKINKEHYAELVTQVKDFLQGRTKELQENLSSKMEELSRQMRFEEAAEIRDRIKALSYVQLKAGIFNAVKDADVIAIIEKNGHYCVEVFLYRIGQACGNIPYFPIHTENSSKEEVLEYFLTQFYQKQQAPPEIILNCSINNKENIIEAIKKFNDISKLNITVPVSGGKAKLVENAEANAALSLDQYLKRFAKNQTVMAEIKDLFDLPELPERIEVYDNSHIMGKFAVGAMIIVGKSGFDKKEYRIFNVDNTIGDDFEMLRQVLTRRLTRLKQELHKTPSLMIIDGGKGHLSVVKEVMNKLDINLPFVCMSKGPDRNAGLEQFHMVNREVFTIDKNQPLMKYLQILRDEAHNFAIKNHRLSRSRAIKISSLDQIENIGETRKKALLHYFGSYKAICEASIAELSKVKGISTPLAQIIFQALREER